GACACCGTTGCTCAGGTGCCAGGTGCCGACGCTGGCATTGGCCTGGTGAATGACGATGCACTTGTGGTTCTGCAGGTCGGCCGGCGACTGCGGCACACCGTATTTCTTCAGGTACTCGGGCGACGCGCACAGATAACGGCGGTTGGTGGCGATCTTGCGCGCGACGATGCGGGCGTCGGGAATATGCCCGAAGCGGATACAGACGTCGAAGCCTTCTTCGGCCAGATTGATCGGCCGGTCGGTCAGGCGCAGCTGCACCTCGACGTCGGGGTACATCTGCAGGAAGTCGGCGATGATCGGCGTCACATACTCGCGCCCGAAGCCGAAGGTCGCATTGACGCGCAACAATCCCTGCGGTACCGAGTGCCCACTCGAAACGCGCTGCTCAAGCTCGTCGAGGTCGTCGAGGATGCGCCGTCCTTCCTCGAGATACAATTCGCCCTCGTAGGTCAGCGAGATCCGCCGCGTCGTCCGGTTGAGCAGACGGATACCCAGACGGTTCTCCAGCGAAGACAGGCGCCGGCTCACTGCCGGCGGCGTCACGTCGAGTTCCTGCGCCGCGGACGACAGACTGCCATGCTTGATCAGCAAGGCGAAAAACGCGAGATCGGAGACGGAATCCATTATTAACCTGTAGTAACTAAAAATTTGCCTATACGTATATTGTAAACCAGCGAAAAATAGTTAGACTCCGCTCCATACAAAAGTCACTGTCAACTGTCCAAGGAGTCTTACATGAAAAACCGCATTCTCCGCTCGATGCTCCTCATCGCCTACATCGGCTTCGCCCTGTCCGGACAACTCGGCTCCCTGCAAAGCAACGCATCCCCGAGCGCCGTCGCGAACGCCGCGACCGGATACGTTCAACTCGGCAAGTAAGGAAACGACCGGTCGCGGTCAGTTGCATCGCGGCACCCGTTTCCTCTGACTGTTCCCACCGTCAGCCGACTCACTCACCCACCCAACCCGGCGCCAAGCTGCGCCTGCGCCAGTTCCGCCACCCGCGTCCGGCGCGCCTCCGGGCACATCACCATCGCATTCGCCAGCCAATCGATCCCGGCATTCGGGATCAGCCGCGCGGCTTCGACCAGATCGGCCGCCAGGGCCAACTCCGAAGTTTCCGATTCATCCAGGATATGCCGTGCCGCGTTCGAACAGACGCGTGTCATCCGCGCCCGCGTCGACTCCGAACCGCGTAACAACTGGATCATCAAGGCCGGCAAGCGCCAGCGCTCGGCGCATTGCAACGTCAGATCCTTGAAAGCAAAACCGCAGGCCAGGAGTTGTGCCTGCGCACTGCGTGCCGCCCGTCCCGAACGCAGCAACTCGGCGGCCTTTTCCGGAATCTCGGGCGCATAGACCCAGAGCAGCAGGTCGCCGACACCGCCGAGCAGGGCCGCCAGCGCGACCTCGTCGGGGTTGAGGTCGCCCCTGCCGGTCGACCAGGCCAACGCCAGACGCGCCGCGATATGGGCGCGTTGCTCGACAAGGAGCAGCCCCGCGTTGTTCTCATCGACCGTCGGACTCGACTGCAACAAGGCACGGAACTCGTCGCTGCCCAGTTGCAGGACTGCCGCCAGCGCCGTCGTCGTTTCACGATCGAGGCGATGCGACTTGCGCCGCTCGGCCTCGCGCAGCAAACGCAGACACAGCAAGGGGTCCTGCAGGACGATGTCGGACAGGTCCTTCGCCGACGGCGACTCGCCTTCCTCCGCATCGAGACGTTCGAGCCACTCCTTGGAACGCACCATCACCGGCAGCGCCTGATTCTCGAAAAACGCCGCCCACTGATTGACCCCCCAACGCATTTTCCACGAATCCACGCGCGACTCCTCCGCCAGCCCCGGATTAAGCGATACCCAGTCGCCAGAGCGACGTCACTTCGGCCGCCCGCGCCAGGAACAGCGGATCGTCGGCATCGCTCGCCTTGCCGTGCACCGGACGCGCATCAAGCCGACCGAGCACCTTGAGCCCCGCGGCAGCGATCCAGTCAAGCAGTGTCTGGCGCGATCGCAGGCCGAGATGCTCGGCAAGATCCGACAGAATCAGCCAGCCTTCGCCGCCGGGCGCGAGATGGGCCGCCAGGCCGCCAAGGAAGCCGCGCAGCATGCGGCTGTCGGGATCGTAAACGGCGTATTCGAGGGCCGAACTCGGCTTACCCGGCACCCAGGGCGGATTGCAGACGATCAGCGGCGCCCGGCCTTCGGGGAAGAGATCCGCCTGGACAACGGCAATCGCTGCGGACAACCCGAGCCGCCCGGCATTGTCGCGCGCGCAGGAAAGTGCCCGCTCGTCCTGATCGGTGGCCACCACTTTGGCGACGCCGCGACGTGCCAGCACGGCCGCCAGCACGCCGGTGCCGGTGCCGATGTCAAACGCAGATGCAGGCACGTTACCGCCCGGCCAGGGCGCCTGCGCCACCAGATCAACGTACTCGCCGCGCACCGGCGAGAAGACGCCGTAATGCGGATGAATGCGATCGCCGAGCGCCGGGATCTCGACGCCACGCCGCCGCCATTCGTAGGCGCCGACCAGCCCGAGCACTTCACGCAAGGAAACGACACACGGCACCGCAGCATCGCCCCAGGCGGCGAGACAGGCGTCGCGCACGTCAGGCGCACGCCGCAGCGGTATCCGACAATCGGCATCGACCGGAACCAGCACGCAGCCGAGAATCCGCGCCCGCTGCACCTGCGCCATGCGTTTGCGGTGAAAGGCCTCGGTCAGGTTGGCCGCCGGTTTGGCGGCGGCATTGCGCCGGTCGATACGTCGCGCCATCGCCTGCAGCAACTGCCGGGCATTATGGAAATCGCCGCGCCAGAGCAGCGCCGTCCCGGCACACGCCAGCCGGTAGGCATCATCGGCACGCATCGTGTCATCGGCGACCTCGACACGCGGCGGCGCCGCCAATCCCGCTTCGGAATGCCAGGGCGCGGCCACCGTATCGCCGCCCTCCTGCCAGCGCACGCACGCCACCGCGTCAGTCCCCGCCATTACCGCAGGCATCCGCCGCTTCCTGTTGTTCGTCGTTCTCTCGCATCGCTTGCCGGACAAAATCAAAATAGGCGACATCCTCGTGCAAAAGGTGCCGGAACACAACCTCCTGAACGAGGAAAGCGACCAGATCGCCGACACCGATCTCGCCCGTCGACGCCCGCCGATGCAGCATGCGCACGCGTTTGAGCAACAGGCGATGGCGCAAGGCATGCGACGCTGCGCCACTGTACGCCAGCTTTTCCAGCAAGGCTTCTTCGTGGGCGAAATGCTGCTCGACGTCGCGGATCAGGGGATCAAGCAGCGACAAGCGCGAGCCATCGCCGGGACTGCTGCGCAACATCGCGTCGAAGATCGCATTGGCGCGCTCGAAAAGCCCGCGATGCTCCTTGTCGATCGTCGCCACCCCGCTCTGGAATGCGCCTTGCCAAACCAGGCGCAGCACCGGCACATTCTCCCCGACGTTTGCCGCCACCACGGGTTGCATCGAACGCTCATACAGCGACACGCAATTTCGCCCCCGGCTCTTCGAAAGATACATCGCCTCGTCGGCACGATTCTGCAACACGCGCTCGCTTTCGCCGTGATCCGGGAACAAGGCCACGCCGATGCTGCCGGCGATCGACGCGCGCCGCCCGTCATCCAGCACGACCGGCTCGACGAGTTCGGCACGGATCTTCTCGGCCACGTTCAGCGCATCGGCAACGGCATCGATGCCCTGCACCACGGCGACGAACTCGTCACCGCCGACGCGGGCCAGCGTATCGGATTCGCGCAGACAGGCCCGCATCCGCGCCGCAACGGTCCGCAGCACGACGTCGCCCACCTCGTGGCCGAACTGGTCATTGACCGGCTTGAAGCGATCGAGGTCGATCAGCATCATGGCCAGACGACCGCCATTCCGACGCGCCTGCGCCATGGCCACCTGCAGACGGTCATGCAGCAACCGGCGATTCGGCAACTGGGTCAGCGGGTCGTGATAGGCCATCATCGACACGCGCGCGGCGGCCGCGGCCCGCTCGGTCACGTCGGTGGCAACGCCCAGACAACCGCAGACATTGCCTGCGGCGTCGCGGAGGAAGGTCACGGTCAGCATCACCTTGAGACGACGCCCGTCACGGCAGATGTAACTCCATTCGTTTTCGTCGATTCCGCCAAAAACGCTCAGCCGTGAGATGAACAGACCGAACCCCTGTCCGACCGGAACGCCGCTCTCCTGCGCAAGGCGCTCGGCATGGTCGCGGATCTCGTCAGGATCGTGGAACAACAGGGGCGTCTGCCTGCCGACCACTTCGTCCGCGCTGTACCCGAGCATCTTCTCCGCGCCGGGGCTGAACACGGTAATGACACCGTCAAGATCGGTGCTGATGATGGCCTGCGGGGCACACGCCAGAATCGACGCATTAACCGATTCGCTTTGGCGCAGCGCGGTTTCCGTGGTCATGCGGGCGGCGATGGCGCTGTCGAGCATCGCCAGGGCCTGCTGCACCTTGTCCAGTTCGTCGCCATCATCGACCGACTGCGCCGCGACACCAGTCACGTTGCCTTCCCCTGCCTGCGCCATCAACAAGATGTCGATACGACGCAGGATTTCGTCGAGCGGCAGCGCGAAACGACGGCGATAGAACCAGGCGGCAAAGCTGCAGGCGACGAGAACACTGGCGATGCCGCCGCCCGAGAGGAGCATGCTGCGGCGCGACTCGTCGGCCAATCGCTGAACATATTTTTCGGCGCTGCGATTGATCGAATCGGCAAGCGCGGCGCTCGCCTCGAGCGCCGGAACGGCCGCAGCAACGTAGCGATCGAGCGATATCGGTGCCGCAATCCCGGCCTCCCCGGCCAGCAGGATTTCGTCCTGCAAAGGCCGCAACACCCACAGCACCTGCACCTGGGCGCGCGCCACGAACTGGAACATCGCGGCGTCGCCCAGACCTTCGGCGCCTGCATCGAGCACCGACCACAACTGGTCGATCCGGCCGCGCGTCTCGTACGCATCGCGCAGCGCCGCACGTCCGGGAATCTTTCCCGACGACACCTGCGCGCCGACCTGCGTCGCCAATTTCCCGACGAGGACCCGGAAATGCAGGGCAGACACGCGCAAGACCGCGAGGCGGTCGAAATAGGGGTCGCCGCCGCCGACCTTTTCCGTTGTCGCCACCAGCAGATACTCGAGACGGTCGATCAGGTCGTCACTCAGGTCCATCCAGCGCAGGGGCAAGGAAGGATCGCGTTGCGGCGCCGGCAGGGCCATGTCACGATCGACCTCGGCGCGCAGCGACCGCACCGACGACCAGGCTCGGCGGACGTCCTGCGCCTTGACCTCAGCCGAATTCGGCGTCGCCGCGAGCACCCGCTCGATATGACGATCGGCACGTTCGCGCTGGGCGTCGATGAAGCTGCGATTGTCCGCAGCGATGGCAGCGGCGCCGCGCAGGACAATGTTCACCCGCCCGCGTTCGAAGGCGAAACCCGCCACCGACTGCAGGCAATCGTCGGCCAGCCGATTGCGCTCGGCAAGGACCGCCACCTTTTGCACCAGCGCCCGATTCCGCCAGAAATCCTCAACGGCATAGACCAGCGCGACACAAACCAGCACCGCAGAAAACAGTGCCAGGAAAAACCGCAGGGTCATGACCGGTTTCTTATTCATATTCGCCCATCGCCCATCGTCTTCCAAGGCAGTATCTTCGTCGGCCGCAACAATGTCAAAGGGATTTTTCCTGGCGCCAGTAGCGGCGTTGCGCCTGACGCCAGGCGCGAACTTCCGGCGTCGCCGAAAGGACGAAATGAAGTTCGCCGTCGCGGTCGGTGCGCCACTGGCGACTGCCGGCATAGCGCGCCAGGACATCGGCACGCGGATGTCCATAGGCATTGCGGTAGCCGACCGAAAAAACCACCTCTCTGGCCGCCACGGCAGCAACGAACTCGGGCGACGACGATCCCCGCCCGCCATGATGCGGCACCACCAGCACATCGCTGCGCAGACGGTCGCCGGCACGCGCGATCAAAGCCCGCTCATCGGCAGTCTCGACATCCCCGGCCAGGAGCACTGCCCGCCCCCCGGCCTCGATACGCAGGACGCAACTGCGATGATTCTCGCTGCCCCGCCGATGCTCTTCCGCCGCGACCGGATGCAGCATGGCAAAGCGGACGTCATCCCATGACCATTCGCTGCCGGCGACGCAGGCTTCGCCGTTGCCGCCGACCCATTCCGGAATCGAGCTCAGGAGGCGGCCGACCGGAAGCCCCTCGCGCACCGCATCGACACCGCCGGCGTGATCCGCGTCGCGATGCGAAACGACCAGCGCATCGAGGCGATCGACACCGACCGCGCGCAAGAACGGCAAGACCACGCGCATACCGGCATTCGTTTCGGCGCCGTAGCGCGGCCCCGTATCGTAGAGCAGCGTGTGCCTCGCCGTACGGATGACAACCGCAAGCCCCTGACCGACATCGAGCACGTCGACCCAGGCCTCGCCTGGCGCCGGCCGCGCCGCTTCGAACGCCAGCGCCGGCAGGAGAAGGACAACGCCCAGCCAGCGCGCCGGCACGCCGCGCGGCAGCAGCAGCCAGGCCACGCCGACAAGCGCAATCGGCAGACTCCACCAGGGCGGCGCCGGCCGCTGCCAGACCGGCCATTGCGCCAGCCAGGCAAGGCCATCCATCAACGGCGCCAGCAAGGCATGGTCGAGCGCCAGTAACGGCGGCCAGGGCAGCACGGCAAACAACAGGGCCAGCGGCGTGATGACGAAACTGATCCAGGGAATCGCCAGCGCGTTGGCCAGCGGCGACACCAGCGACACCTGCTGGAAAAAGAACAACAGCATCGGTGCGCTGAACAGCGTCACCGCCCACTGGGCGAGACCCCAGCGCCGGAGTCCGGCAAGGCGGCCGGACGACCGGCCGACGGCCGCCGAGGCGACGAAAAGGAGCACGGCAACGGCACCGAAGGAAAGCCAGAAGCCGATCGCGAGCACCGCCCAGGGATCGAGCAACAATACCGCCAGCAGCGCCAGCAACAGGGTCCGGCTGGCGCCGACGTTGCGCCCGGACAGAAGCGCCAGCGCGACGACGCTGAGCATGTACAAGGTGCGTTGCGCCGGCACCTCGAAGCCGGCGAGCACGGCATAACAGAGCGCCGCCAGCCAGGCCGCAATGACCGCGGCGCGTTGTGCCGGACAGCGCAGCATCGCCCGTTCGCTGCGCCGCCAGAGCCAGCCGGCCAGCGCACCGAAGAGCGCGGCGATCATCGTCACATGCAGGCCGCTGATCGACACGAGATGCGTGACGCCGGTGCGATTGAAGAGCGACCATTGCGCCGTCGGAATCGCCCGCTGGTCGCCGATCGCCAACGCCACCAGCACCCCGGAATACGGCGCATCGGCCAGCGCCGACAGAAAGCGTTCGCGTACTGCATCGCGCAGCCGCCCGACCACCGTATCCGGTCGCCAGACAAAGGCATCCAAACGCACCGGATCGCTGCGAGGGCGGATCGAACCGGTCGCACGCAGGCCGCGTTCGAGCAGCCAGGCCTCGTAATCAAAGCCATGCGGATTGGCGTTGCCGTGCGGCCGCTTCAGCCGCACCGTCAGGCACCATCGCTCGCCCGGCCGCACGGCGGGCCCGACACCGGATTCGGGATCATCACGCGCGTCGGGCGCGTGGTACCAGGCCAGCAGGATCCGCCGAGGCACCTGCGCCCCCGCCGTCTGCACGGTCTCGACGGCAAATTCGAAGCGTTCGCCGCGCTCGATGCGCTGCGGCAAGGCGACGACGACACCCGTCAGCGTAACGTCGCGCACCTCCCAGTCCACCGGCAGCGCGTCGGCGAGACGCACATCGGCGCGCAAGGCCGCGTAGGCGAAACCGAGCGCGAAAACCGCCGGAACGGTCAGGAGCCACCCGCGCCCCCGCGCGGACACCCGCTGTCGCCGCCAGACGATCCACAGACACACTGCGGCGGCGGACAACAGCCCCGCCAGCAGCGCCCCGCCGGGCAACTGCGCCTGCTGCTGCAAGAACATGACACCGGCGGCAAAAGCAAGAATCGAGGCGCGCATCAGTACGACTCGCTGGCAATGAGATCGGCGGCGATTCTTTCATTGTTTGGCGCCCATCGCTGTGACATCTTCCGCTATAGTTTCCGGCTTACGCGTTTTTACCGTTCAGCCATGACCGACTGCCACGACTGCCCGCACGACCACTTCAACCCGATCCTGCGCGGCGACGACGGCGCCCTGAAACGCGCGCTCTACAAATCGATGGGCCACAGCGACGCGCAACTGCGCAAACCGCTGATCGCCGTCGTCAACACCTGGACCAACGCCACGCCGGGGCACGTCAACCTCAACACCGTTGCGTCGCGCGTCATCGCCGGCATCGAAGCGACCGGCGGCCACGCCTTCAGTTTCGGCACGATCGCGCCCTGCGACGGCATCGCCGAAGGCCACCTCGGCATGCGCTACGCACTGGCCGCGCGCGACATCATCGCCGCCTCGATCGAGATCATGATGCGCGCGCACCGCTTCGACGGCATGGTCCTGCTCGGCTCCTGCGACAAGATCGTGCCGGCGCAACTGATGGCCGCCGCCCGCCTCGACGTGCCGGCGATCTTCCTCAACGGCGGACCGATGGCGCCGGCCGAATACGGCGGCAAGCACTGGGACGGCAACATCGTCGTCGAGGCCATCGGCTGGAAGCGGCGTGGCCTCATCGACGACGCCGAATTCCGGCGCATCGAGGACCTCGCCGAACCGGGTCCGGGCTCCTGCACCATGTACGGCACCGCCAACACCATGGGCGCGCTGGCCGAAGCGCTCGGCATGAGCCTGCCGGGCGCGGCGACGGCACCGGCAACCTCGTCGCGACGCCTCGACCTCGCCGAACGCACGGGACGCCGCGCCGTCGCGCTGGTCCGGGACGGGATCGGCGCGCGCCGGATCATGAACGCCGACGCCTTCCACAACGCCCTGCGCCTGCTCCTCGCCACCGGCGGCTCGACCAACGCCGTCATGCACCTGCAGGCCATCCACCGCGAAGCAGGCCTCGGCGAACTGCCGCTCGCCGAATTCGACCGCCTGAGCCGCGAAACGCCCTTGCTCGCGGCCCTCTACTCGGCCTCCGAATACGACATGCTCGACTTCGACGAAGCCGGCGGCGTCGGCGCCGTCGAAAAGGCGCTGGCGCCGCTGCTGCGTGGCGACGCACTGACCGTCGACGGACGCCGCAAGGCCGAAATTCTCGCCGACACGCCGTCGACGCCGCGCCCCGAAGTCATCCACACGCTGGCCGCGCCGATCCGCCCCGAAGCCGGTCTCGCCGTGCTCTACGGCAACCTCGCGCCGCTCGGCGCCATCGTCAAGCCGGCGGCCGTTCCCGAATCGCTGCAGCACTTCGCCGGACCGGCGCGCGTCTTCGACGCCGAAGACGACGCCGTCGCCGCCATCCTCGGCGGCGAGATCGCCCGCGGCAGCGTGCTCGTCCTGCGCTATGAAGGCCCGAAAGGCGGTCCCGGCATGCCCGAGATGTTCCGGCCGATGAAGGTACTCGAAGGCATGGGACTCGCCGACGCCTGCGCGCTGATCACCGACGGCCGCTTTTCCGGCTCCAACCGCGGCCTCTTCGTCGGCCACCTCTCGCCCGAAGCCATCGAAGGCGGCACGCTCGCACTGGTCGAGGCCGGCGATGAAATCGTCATCGATATCGCGGCGCGGCGCATCGAACTGCGCGTCAATGACGATGTGCTTGAAGCGCGGCGGCAGCACTGGCAGCCGGTAAACAAGGCCGTGCCGCACGGCATCCTCGACCTCTATCGCGACCGCGCCAGCTCGGCGGCGGCCGGCGCGACACTCATCTGAACACGACCGACGGACGCGCACCGACCGTGTTGCCAAGGGCCGGCGCCTGTGCGTATGATCGTTCCGCGGTCTACCGCCCTTCCCTGCGGAGAGCTTCATGCGTTTGAAAACCCGGGTCCTGATCATCATCCTGGCATCGCTCGTCGGCCTGCTTGTCATGGCCGGCGCCGGCCTGCACGCGCTACGCGAGAGCCTGTACGAGGAACGTCGCGCGCAGATCGCCCAGCTGCTCGATTTCTCCGAAGCCCTGATCAAGCATTACTATGGCCTGGAAACGGCCGGCATTCTTTCGCGCGACGAAGCGCAACAACGCGCCAGGGAAGCCATCGCCGCACAAAAGCAGGGTAACAACTATTTCTTCATCCGCAACCTGAAGGACGACTACTTCATCCTTCACCCGATCGCCAGCCGCCTCGGCCGGCCCGATGACGGCGGCAAAACGCCGGACGGGCGCACGGTCGTACAGGCCTATCGCGACGGACTGGAAAAAAGCCTGAATGGACGCGCCTTCATCGAGCTCGAAGCGCCCAAACCCGGCGTGCCCGCCCAGAAAAGCTTCCCCAAACTCAACGGCGTCCTCAAGTTCGAGCCCTGGGGCTGGATGCCCGGCATCGGCTTCTTCATCGACGACATCGAGGCGCGCTTTCGCGAGCAGGCCACGCTCTTCCTCTCCATCGGCTCGTTCCTGCTGGCGCTTGTCGCGCTCCTGCTGCTGCGCATGCGTGCCAGCATCCTGCGCCAGCTCGGCGGCGAACCGCATGACGCAGCCGAATGCATGCGCCGGATCGCCGGCGGCGACCTCTCGGTCAACATCCGCCTCGCCCGCGGCGACGACGACAGCATGATGGCCTCGCTCAAGCTGATGCAGATGAAGCTGACCAACATCACCACCGCGATCCAGGACAACACCGCTGCCCTCGAAGACCAGGTGCGCAAGTTCGACGAGGCGGCACGCGCCTATGCCGACAGTCGCTCGGAAGAACAATGGCCGGCGCTGATGAAGGCCGTATCGCGGATTGGCAAGACCTCGGAAATCCTCAAACGCTCGATCGCCCGCTTCAAACTATGAACGAATGCCGGGTGGCGGCGCTCCAAGCCTGAAACAACCCGCCGGCCCTGGCCCCTGACAATCAAAGGACATACGCGTGGATCACTCGGCTGTACTGCATCTCACCGACAAGGGTGCCGACGAAGTCGCCCACCGGACCTGCAAGCTCGGCATCAAGCCGCGCAGTGTCCTGCTGTTCCTGCAACATCCGCAGAGCATCGCATTCACCCTGCAGAAAACGGTCTTTCCGGAAGCCGACATCCTCGATGCCATCGACAAGCTGGCGAGCGAGGGCTTCATCATCGTCGAAGCGCCGTCCGCGCCGGCGCCGCGTCACAACGCCGCGCCCACCGCGCCGCAAGCGGTCGCTGCCGCGCCCGCCAGCTGCGCCGCCGATTACGCCATCAATGACGATATCCTGGTCTCGGAAGCGCGCTTCCTGCTGATCGATTTCTGCGTCGACTGCTTCGGCATGGCCTCGGAGAAACTGGCCGAGGACCTGCGCGCCTGCAAGAGCGTGAGCGCCCTGCGCGCCGTGCTCAAGGAACTGCTGCCGCTGGTCGGCACGCAAAAACCCGAGCAATTGCCGGCCCTGCGCGACATCATCCGGGCGATCAACGACACCGCCTGAGCGGAAGACCCGGGACAGTCCGGGTCAAGCGCGCACCGGAAAAACCACCGCAGTCCGAAATGCGCTGAAAATCCCGACGCACTGCCGAACGCCACCCAGAGCCTGCCTGCGGTCGCTGACAACCGCCCGACACCCGACGACGCCGACCGGTCCCGAGACGACGCGCCGGACCTCGTCGAGCGATTCTTCCACCGCCTCACACCGTTTCGTCGCCCGGCAAGGCGCGACAAGAGCCCCGCCCGTCGACGTCCGGAACCAATGCTTTCCGCATAACCAGGCATCTGACAGACAAGATCGCCTCCGGGTGAATTATCCAATTTTGTGTGAATTTTCGCTCACTGAGCGGCAGTGTTCACGTGGTAATTTTCCATACAAAAATTACAAACAAAGAACCTGCGCCGCCTAACAAAGCCGACCAGTCCTCGTGACAGGGATTCCTCCTTCGGCAGCGAAGTCTCTATCAAGCCTCAATGCAAAGGGCGCCATCAGCGAGGCGACCGGCGGCAGCTTCAAGGACGGGGCGATCGGCAGCGTGGTCGGCAGTCTCGCCGCCACCGGTGCGGGAGTGATCGGTGATTACACGACGAATGCCCCGCTCGCCAACATCATCGCCCATGCCGCCTTGGGCTGCGCAGCGGCCTCGGCCGGCGGCAAGGACTGCGCCTCTGGCGCCGTTGGCGGGGCAGCCGGCGCCACGCTCGCCCGCATGATCGACGGCGCGATCAGCGAGACAGATCTCTCCGACACCGCCAAACGGGCCATCATCGGCGGTGGCGGTGTCGCCGGTTCAATGCTTGTCGCCGGAGCCCTCGGCAAGGATGTCCTCACCGCAGGGAATGCGGCGGGCAACGAGGTGTTGAATAATTATCTCTATCACTACAAAGGCAAGATCATTGCATATGACAAAAAAGACAACGACAAACTGATCGAGTTGAGCGATAAGGACGCCATCAAGTTGGCCTTGCAGAATCGGGAATTGATTTCTCCGGTGATTACCGGACTCACCAAACAGGATGGACCGATTCTGGTCTCCGAGGAATCGGCCGAGCAGATGAGTACGAGCAAGACATATGATTTAAATAACGCAGCGGACAGGAAACAACTCGCACAGGAGGCAGGTATGGGCTACAAGAATCTCAGCGATCAAAACACGCGCATCTACGTGCAGACAGGCATGGACAACAAACCCGAGGATGCGATAAAGAGCGCGCAGACATTGAGCACCCTGCTCAAGCAACCCGTCGGCTACATCAACAACAGTACCGACGGTCTGATCGGCGACGTCGGCGAATACCTGCCCAACAGTCTGAGCAAGAAGGATGTGCTGAACGAATACACACTCAGGACACTCGATGCCAAAGGCCCGACCCTGATCGTCGCGCACAGCGCAGGCAACGAG
The uncultured Propionivibrio sp. DNA segment above includes these coding regions:
- a CDS encoding DUF637 domain-containing protein, whose product is MTGIPPSAAKSLSSLNAKGAISEATGGSFKDGAIGSVVGSLAATGAGVIGDYTTNAPLANIIAHAALGCAAASAGGKDCASGAVGGAAGATLARMIDGAISETDLSDTAKRAIIGGGGVAGSMLVAGALGKDVLTAGNAAGNEVLNNYLYHYKGKIIAYDKKDNDKLIELSDKDAIKLALQNRELISPVITGLTKQDGPILVSEESAEQMSTSKTYDLNNAADRKQLAQEAGMGYKNLSDQNTRIYVQTGMDNKPEDAIKSAQTLSTLLKQPVGYINNSTDGLIGDVGEYLPNSLSKKDVLNEYTLRTLDAKGPTLIVAHSAGNEDARKALIAGALYGHQYDNLSVISFGSPVGSSVLQSAINKSGATFLGQVNDWRDPVPAQQSEQEGLTCSPN
- the ilvD gene encoding dihydroxy-acid dehydratase — translated: MTDCHDCPHDHFNPILRGDDGALKRALYKSMGHSDAQLRKPLIAVVNTWTNATPGHVNLNTVASRVIAGIEATGGHAFSFGTIAPCDGIAEGHLGMRYALAARDIIAASIEIMMRAHRFDGMVLLGSCDKIVPAQLMAAARLDVPAIFLNGGPMAPAEYGGKHWDGNIVVEAIGWKRRGLIDDAEFRRIEDLAEPGPGSCTMYGTANTMGALAEALGMSLPGAATAPATSSRRLDLAERTGRRAVALVRDGIGARRIMNADAFHNALRLLLATGGSTNAVMHLQAIHREAGLGELPLAEFDRLSRETPLLAALYSASEYDMLDFDEAGGVGAVEKALAPLLRGDALTVDGRRKAEILADTPSTPRPEVIHTLAAPIRPEAGLAVLYGNLAPLGAIVKPAAVPESLQHFAGPARVFDAEDDAVAAILGGEIARGSVLVLRYEGPKGGPGMPEMFRPMKVLEGMGLADACALITDGRFSGSNRGLFVGHLSPEAIEGGTLALVEAGDEIVIDIAARRIELRVNDDVLEARRQHWQPVNKAVPHGILDLYRDRASSAAAGATLI
- a CDS encoding cache domain-containing protein, with the translated sequence MRLKTRVLIIILASLVGLLVMAGAGLHALRESLYEERRAQIAQLLDFSEALIKHYYGLETAGILSRDEAQQRAREAIAAQKQGNNYFFIRNLKDDYFILHPIASRLGRPDDGGKTPDGRTVVQAYRDGLEKSLNGRAFIELEAPKPGVPAQKSFPKLNGVLKFEPWGWMPGIGFFIDDIEARFREQATLFLSIGSFLLALVALLLLRMRASILRQLGGEPHDAAECMRRIAGGDLSVNIRLARGDDDSMMASLKLMQMKLTNITTAIQDNTAALEDQVRKFDEAARAYADSRSEEQWPALMKAVSRIGKTSEILKRSIARFKL